One genomic window of Salvelinus alpinus chromosome 9, SLU_Salpinus.1, whole genome shotgun sequence includes the following:
- the LOC139584239 gene encoding G-protein coupled receptor 22-like, translated as MHILPPLEREEGTMSNVTVTDNAAEPISRTMSPATPYPYPYPISFQVSLTGFLMLEIVLGLSSNLTVLALYCMKSNLISSVSNIVTMNLHVLDVLVCVCCIPLTVVVLLLSLEGDTALVCCFHEACVSFASVGTAANVLAITLDRYDISVKPANRVLTMGRALALLATIWVLSFLSFLVPFMEVGFFAPGQSELNQTLTDVVTVAHTNQYYTELGLYYHLLVQIPIFFFTAVVMLVTYSKILQALNIRIGTRFHTASQKKKARRKKRPSMTAMTSQATDGATDPSEPSGRALPPMGMRTSVSLIIALRRAVKRHRERRERQKRVFRMSLLIVSTFLLCWTPITALNTVILTVGPSDFTVKLRLGFLVMAYGTTIFHPLLYAFTRQKFQKVLKSKMKKRVVSIIEADPLPNNAVIRNSWIDPKRNKKVTINEDAEARQKCLQSSEDAVE; from the exons ATGCATATCCTTCCCCCTctggagagagaagaaggaacCATGAGCAACGTCACCGTCACCGACAATGCAGCCGAGCCCATCAGCAGAACCATGTCTCCAGCCACGCCCTACCCATACCCCTACCCCATCTCCTTCCAG GTGTCCCTGACCGGCTTCCTGATGCTGGAGATCGTGCTGGGCCTGAGCTCCAACCTCACCGTGCTGGCCCTGTACTGCATGAAGTCCAACCTGATCTCCTCGGTCTCCAACATCGTCACCATGAACCTTCACGTCCTggatgtgttagtgtgtgtctgcTGTATCCCACTGACCGTGGTGGTGTTGCTGTTGTCTCTGGAGGGGGATACAGCCTTGGTTTGTTGCTTCCACGAGGCGTGCGTGTCGTTCGCTAGTGTCGGCACGGCAGCCAACGTACTCGCCATTACCCTGGACCGGTACGACATCTCTGTGAAACCGGCGAATAGAGTCCTAACGATGGGCCGAGCCCTGGCTCTGCTGGCCACCATTTGGGTGCTGTCGTTCCTCAGTTTCCTGGTGCCTTTCATGGAGGTGGGGTTCTTCGCCCCAGGCCAGTCGGAGCTGAACCAGACTCTGACGGATGTAGTCACAGTGGCCCACACCAACCAATACTACACAGAGTTAGGACTCTACTATCACCTACTGGTCCAGATACCCATCTTCTTCTTCACTGCTGTTGTGATGCTCGTCACCTATTCCAAGATCCTCCAAGCGCTCAACATCCGCATTGGGACACGCTTTCACACAGCGTCGCAGAAGAAGAAGGCCAGGAGGAAAAAACGTCCCTCCATGACGGCTATGACGTCACAGGCGACGGACGGGGCCACGGACCCATCCGAGCCCAGCGGACGTGCTCTCCCCCCGATGGGCATGCGGACCTCCGTCTCCCTCATCATTGCGTTGAGACGAGCGGTTAAACGCCACCGGGAGCGACGAGAACGCCAGAAACGAGTCTTCAGGATGTCGCTGCTCATCGTGTCGACCTTCCTGCTCTGCTGGACTCCCATAACTGCCCTCAACACGGTCATCTTGACCGTAGGCCCCAGCGACTTCACGGTCAAGCTGCGGTTGGGCTTCCTGGTCATGGCATACGGGACGACCATCTTCCATCCGCTTCTCTACGCCTTCACCAGGCAGAAGTTCCAGAAG GTTCTGAAGAGTAAGATGAAGAAGAGGGTGGTGAGCATCATAGAGGCCGACCCGCTGCCCAACAACGCGGTCATACGTAACTCCTGGATTGACCCCAAAAGGAACAAGAAGGTCACCATCAACGAGGACGCCGAGGCCAGGCAAAAATGTCTGCAGTCTTCAGAGGACGCTGTGGAATGA